From the Ensifer adhaerens genome, the window CGCCGACTATGCCGAACTGATGGAAAGCCTGTTCGACTTCGACGCCATCCGCAAGCTGATCGGCGGCGGTTTCCGCGTCGTCTTCGACGCCATGAGCGCCGTCACCGGCCCCTACGCCAAGGAGATCATCGAGAAGCGCCTTGGCGCGCCCAAGGGCTCGGTGATGAATTTCATTCCGTTGCCGGACTTCGGCGGCCATCACCCGGATCCGAACCTGGTGCATGCCCGTGCGCTCTACGAGACGATGATGGGACCGGATGCCCCGGATTTCGGTGCTGCCTCCGACGGCGACGGCGATCGCAACCTCGTCATCGGCCGCGGCATCTTCATCACTCCATCCGACAGTCTGGCGATGCTCGCCGCCAATGCGCATCTGGCACCCGGCTATGCCAAGGGCATCGCCGGTATCGCACGCTCGATGCCGACGAGCGGTGCCGCCGACCGCGTGGCCGAAAAGCTCGGCATCGGCCTCTACGAGACGCCAACCGGCTGGAAGTTCTTTGGCAACCTGCTCGACGAGGGCATGGCGACGATCTGCGGCGAGGAAAGTGCCGGCACCGGCTCCAACCACGTGCGTGAGAAGGACGGGCTCTGGGCCGTGCTGCTCTGGCTCAACATCCTCGCCGTGCGCAAGGAAAGCGCCCTCGATATCGTCAAGAACCATTGGGCGACCTACGGCCGCAACTACTATTCGCGCCATGACTATGAGGAGGTCGATTCCGATGCGGCCAACGGCCTGATCGCCAATTTGCGCAACCAGCTTGCCACGCTGCCCGGCAAGTCCTTCGGCGCACTCAAGGTCGCGACAGCAGACGACTTCGCCTACAACGACCCGGTCGACCATTCCGCCAGCAAGAACCAGGGCATCCGCATCCTGTTCGAGGGCGGCTCCCGCGTCGTCTTCCGCCTGTCGGGCACGGGCACATCTGGCGCGACGCTGCGCGTCTATATCGAGCGCTTCGAGCCGGACGCTTCGCGTCACGACATCGAGACGCAGACGGCGCTCGCCGACCTCATCGCCGTCGCCGACGAGATCGCCGGCATCAAGACCCGCACCGGCCGCACCGAGCCGAGCGTCATTACCTGAGACACAGCATGTCGGGGCCGCTATATGCGGCCCTTTTTTTTGCAGCTTATCCCTCTGCCCTGCCGGGCATCTCCCCGGGGGAGATCGACTTGTGGCAGCCTCCCATTCCACCGCCAAACCGATGTATTGGTTTACGGGTAATGAGGCACTGCAACGTCAATGCCATCTTAGGGCAAAGCCGTGCCGCGAGCCGATCTCCCCTTGTGAGGGAGATGCCCGGCAGGACAGAGGGGAGTGAGCCACACATACCTTCGATACCAGGAAGAGAGCCGCCTTCATGCCGACGATCGGAAATCCACCCCTCGGTGCCACCGTCATTTCCGAAGGCACGCAGTTTGCGGTCTGGTCCCACAATGCCGCCCGTATCGACCTCTGCCTGTTCGACAAGACCGGCACCAAGCAATTGCGCCAACTGCCGATGACACGGAGCGGCGACGTCCACAGCGTGACGGTTGCCGACGCACCGAAGGGAACGCGCTACGGCTTTCGCGCCGATGGCGTCTATTCGCCGGATCATGGTCTCTGGTTCGATCCATCCAAGCTTCTCGTTGATCCCTATGCCTTGGAACTCGACCGCCCGTTCCGCCACGATCCGCGACTGACTATCTTTGGCGAAGACACCGCCGACCTCGTGCCGA encodes:
- a CDS encoding alpha-D-glucose phosphate-specific phosphoglucomutase, encoding MIRTVTTTPYGDQKPGTSGLRKKVPVFQQKNYAENFIQSIFDSLEGFKGETLVIGGDGRYYNREVIQIAIKMAAASGFGRVLVGRGGILSTPAASNVIRKYKAFGGIVLSASHNPGGPTEDFGIKYNIGNGGPAPEKVTDAIYARSKVIDSYKIADVADINLDAEGTQEIEGMTVTVIDPVADYAELMESLFDFDAIRKLIGGGFRVVFDAMSAVTGPYAKEIIEKRLGAPKGSVMNFIPLPDFGGHHPDPNLVHARALYETMMGPDAPDFGAASDGDGDRNLVIGRGIFITPSDSLAMLAANAHLAPGYAKGIAGIARSMPTSGAADRVAEKLGIGLYETPTGWKFFGNLLDEGMATICGEESAGTGSNHVREKDGLWAVLLWLNILAVRKESALDIVKNHWATYGRNYYSRHDYEEVDSDAANGLIANLRNQLATLPGKSFGALKVATADDFAYNDPVDHSASKNQGIRILFEGGSRVVFRLSGTGTSGATLRVYIERFEPDASRHDIETQTALADLIAVADEIAGIKTRTGRTEPSVIT